One segment of Mycolicibacterium sp. YH-1 DNA contains the following:
- a CDS encoding nitronate monooxygenase gives MKLDICQQFGIDFPLFAFSHCRDVVAAVTNAGGFGVLGATAYTPEQLDRELSWIDDHVHGKPYGADIIVPAKFEGKGEGLTRDDLARRISDDDRQFVASLLSAHGIEPEASPRLGGTMLSGDTGPELLDVAMSHPIKLIANALGVPPDYMIEAGRERGVPVAALVGAKEHALKQVAAGVDLIVAQGTEAGGHCGEVSTLVLIPEVLDAIEQAGAAVPVLAAGGIVTGRQMAAVVAMGAAGAWTGSVWLTTEEAETAPHTVQKMLAATSRDTVRSAGRTGKPSRQLVSDWTDAWQPHADGRQPLPLPLQSMLAEPVLRRIDTLAEQGHPGAQELATYFVGQGVGMMNKVKPAREVVLEFIDDYLAAAERLSGTLPD, from the coding sequence CGGTGTGCTGGGTGCGACGGCGTACACCCCCGAGCAGCTCGATCGGGAGCTGTCCTGGATCGATGACCACGTGCACGGCAAGCCCTATGGCGCCGACATCATCGTGCCCGCCAAGTTCGAGGGCAAGGGCGAAGGCCTGACCCGCGACGACCTCGCCCGCCGCATCTCCGATGATGATCGCCAGTTCGTGGCGTCGCTGCTGTCGGCGCACGGTATCGAGCCCGAGGCGTCGCCGCGGCTGGGTGGAACCATGCTGTCCGGCGATACCGGCCCCGAACTTCTCGACGTGGCGATGAGCCACCCCATCAAGCTGATTGCCAACGCGCTCGGGGTCCCGCCGGACTACATGATCGAGGCGGGCCGTGAACGCGGCGTCCCCGTCGCCGCCCTGGTCGGCGCCAAGGAGCACGCCCTCAAACAGGTGGCGGCGGGCGTCGATCTCATCGTGGCGCAGGGCACCGAGGCCGGCGGACACTGCGGTGAGGTGAGCACCCTGGTGCTGATCCCCGAGGTACTCGACGCCATCGAGCAGGCGGGTGCCGCTGTGCCCGTCCTCGCCGCGGGCGGGATCGTCACCGGCCGGCAGATGGCAGCCGTGGTGGCGATGGGTGCCGCGGGCGCCTGGACCGGTTCGGTGTGGCTGACCACCGAGGAGGCCGAGACCGCGCCGCACACCGTGCAGAAGATGCTGGCCGCCACGTCCCGCGATACCGTGCGTTCCGCGGGACGCACGGGAAAGCCCTCGCGCCAGCTGGTTTCGGACTGGACCGATGCGTGGCAACCCCACGCCGATGGCCGCCAGCCGCTACCGCTTCCGCTGCAGTCGATGTTGGCCGAGCCGGTGCTGCGCCGCATCGACACCCTCGCCGAACAGGGCCACCCCGGGGCACAGGAGCTGGCCACGTATTTCGTCGGGCAGGGCGTCGGGATGATGAACAAGGTCAAACCCGCGCGCGAGGTGGTGCTGGAGTTCATCGACGACTACCTGGCGGCCGCCGAGCGGCTGAGCGGCACACTGCCGGACTAG
- a CDS encoding response regulator transcription factor, producing MTRVLIADDDIVVRDVVRRYLERDGLAVTVAKDGHEALRALGSEQIDVAVLDVMMPGPSGLALCQTLRERGGYTVPVILLTALGEEDDRIAGLEAGADDYLTKPFSPRELALRVRSVLRRSPSSADAPQVVVSIGEMTVSAAARSVLIRQQPISLTNREFDLLLFFLTHTGTVFSREELLKRVWQWDFGDLSTVTVHVKRLRSKLGDEHRVQTVWGRGYMWSRAPDAVD from the coding sequence GTGACCCGTGTGCTGATCGCCGACGACGACATCGTCGTGCGCGATGTGGTGCGCCGCTATCTCGAGCGGGACGGCCTCGCCGTGACGGTCGCGAAGGACGGTCACGAGGCGCTGCGCGCACTCGGTTCAGAGCAGATCGACGTGGCGGTGCTCGACGTGATGATGCCGGGTCCCAGCGGCCTCGCGCTCTGCCAGACACTGCGCGAGCGCGGCGGCTACACCGTCCCCGTCATCCTGCTGACCGCACTCGGCGAGGAGGACGACCGCATCGCCGGCCTCGAAGCCGGCGCGGACGACTATCTCACCAAACCGTTCAGCCCACGCGAGTTGGCGTTGCGGGTCCGCTCGGTGCTGCGCCGCTCCCCCAGCTCCGCCGATGCCCCGCAGGTGGTGGTGAGCATCGGCGAGATGACGGTCTCGGCGGCGGCGCGGTCGGTGCTCATCCGGCAGCAGCCGATCAGCCTGACCAACCGTGAGTTCGACCTGCTCCTGTTCTTCCTCACCCACACCGGCACGGTCTTCAGCCGCGAGGAACTTCTGAAGCGGGTGTGGCAGTGGGACTTCGGCGATCTCTCGACCGTCACGGTGCACGTCAAGCGACTACGCTCGAAACTCGGTGACGAACACCGCGTCCAGACGGTCTGGGGACGTGGCTACATGTGGAGCCGGGCACCGGATGCAGTCGACTGA
- a CDS encoding DUF2064 domain-containing protein — protein sequence MTLQVTLLVVAKAPVPGLAKTRLARNLGAQAAADVAAAALLDTLDAVADTPVVSRVVALTGDLSAACRGVEITQRLTGFRVVEQRGADFAERLANAHTDASRACPGLPVLQIGMDTPQVSDDLLAETAVTLLGTDAVLGMATDGGWWVLGVSTPSLAQCLRDVPMSTSDTGALTLAALRDAGAEVELVRELADVDTIEDLAAVRRVCRPDGRFHRASQAAGV from the coding sequence ATGACACTTCAGGTGACCTTGCTGGTGGTTGCCAAGGCCCCGGTGCCGGGCCTGGCCAAGACGCGGCTGGCCAGGAACCTCGGTGCGCAGGCCGCGGCTGACGTTGCCGCGGCGGCCCTGCTGGACACCCTGGACGCCGTGGCGGACACGCCCGTGGTGAGCCGGGTCGTGGCGCTGACGGGGGACCTGTCGGCGGCATGCCGTGGGGTCGAGATCACGCAGCGGCTCACCGGCTTCAGGGTGGTGGAACAGCGTGGAGCCGATTTCGCCGAACGCCTGGCCAACGCCCACACCGACGCCTCGCGGGCCTGCCCCGGCCTGCCCGTCCTGCAGATTGGGATGGACACCCCGCAGGTCAGCGATGATCTCCTCGCCGAGACCGCGGTGACACTGCTCGGCACCGACGCGGTGCTGGGCATGGCGACCGACGGTGGGTGGTGGGTGCTCGGCGTCTCCACGCCGAGCCTGGCCCAGTGCCTTCGCGACGTACCGATGTCGACGTCGGACACCGGTGCACTCACGCTTGCCGCCCTGCGCGACGCCGGGGCCGAGGTGGAACTGGTGCGCGAACTGGCCGATGTCGACACCATCGAGGATCTCGCCGCCGTGCGACGAGTGTGCAGGCCGGATGGACGTTTCCATCGCGCGTCGCAAGCAGCGGGGGTATGA
- a CDS encoding sensor histidine kinase KdpD, which produces MQSTDLWGIVVIALACSVPVVAVGAIVIRLARSWSLTVSMVVLALIPTVATFTGFLGASGFMVSDGFERIVVVLVIVSVVTIPAAIMLARYQARRMVWEREIRDSEQAAEQSRRRLVAFVSHDLRTPLAGIRAVSEAIADGVVADDEVRAHAKHIEHETIRLSEMVDDLFEMSKINAGAVQPAYDRVALDEVVDDVLAAHRIAAERAGVMLRSDVPADPVRVIGSDRALVRVLSNFVANAIAHTPEGGTVELAIGADERGAWARVDDTGVGIDEADLTRVFDIAYRGSNDRVPRSDASLPSGSGLGLAIAAGLVQAHHGTVSAYNLDTGARFEVRLPLAGGE; this is translated from the coding sequence ATGCAGTCGACTGACCTGTGGGGGATCGTCGTCATCGCGCTGGCGTGCTCGGTGCCGGTTGTCGCGGTGGGCGCCATCGTGATTCGTCTCGCGCGGTCGTGGTCGCTGACGGTAAGCATGGTGGTCCTCGCCCTGATCCCCACGGTGGCCACGTTCACCGGGTTCCTCGGCGCCAGCGGCTTCATGGTGTCGGACGGTTTCGAACGCATCGTCGTGGTGCTCGTCATCGTCTCGGTCGTCACCATTCCGGCCGCCATCATGCTGGCGCGCTATCAGGCCCGGCGGATGGTGTGGGAGCGGGAGATCCGCGACTCCGAACAGGCCGCCGAGCAGTCCCGGCGCCGCCTGGTCGCCTTCGTCAGCCATGACCTGCGCACCCCTCTGGCCGGTATCCGGGCGGTGTCTGAGGCCATCGCCGACGGCGTGGTCGCCGACGATGAGGTGCGCGCGCACGCCAAGCACATCGAACACGAGACCATCCGACTCTCGGAGATGGTCGATGACCTGTTCGAGATGTCGAAGATTAACGCTGGCGCAGTCCAACCCGCCTATGACCGGGTCGCGCTCGACGAGGTCGTCGACGACGTTCTCGCCGCGCACCGCATCGCCGCCGAGCGGGCAGGCGTCATGCTGCGCTCCGACGTGCCAGCCGATCCCGTCCGGGTCATTGGCAGCGACAGGGCCCTGGTGCGGGTGCTGTCGAACTTCGTGGCCAACGCCATCGCGCACACCCCGGAGGGCGGCACCGTGGAACTCGCGATCGGCGCCGACGAGCGCGGTGCCTGGGCGCGGGTCGACGACACCGGCGTCGGCATCGATGAAGCCGACCTGACCCGCGTTTTCGACATCGCCTACCGGGGCTCCAACGATCGGGTGCCCCGTTCGGACGCCTCACTGCCCAGCGGGTCGGGCCTCGGCCTGGCGATCGCCGCGGGCCTGGTTCAGGCGCACCACGGCACGGTGTCGGCCTACAACCTGGACACGGGTGCCCGGTTCGAGGTTCGGCTGCCGCTGGCCGGCGGGGAGTGA
- a CDS encoding zinc-dependent alcohol dehydrogenase: MRAVTWHGKRDVRVETVPDPKIEVGTDAIIEVTSTNICGSDLHLYEVLGAFMRPGDILGHEPMGIVADVGSDVENLKVGDRVVIPFQMSCGHCFMCDMQLYTQCETTQVRDQGMGAALFGYSELYGSVPGGQAELLRVPQAQFTHIKVPVGPTDARYVYLSDVLPTAWQAVAYADVPDGGSVTVLGLGPIGDMAARIAHHLGYRVIAVDRVTERLTRAEAFGISTLDLRSLGAPVGDVIRDMTDGRGTDSVIDAVGMEAHGSPIAKAAQQLTSVLPNVLAKPMLQKAGVDRLDALYSAIDIVRRGGTISLIGVYGGMADPLPMLTLFDKQIQLRMGQANVKRWVDDIMPLLTDEDPLGVDTFASHVLPLDDAAHGYDIFQKKADGAVKVMLRP; this comes from the coding sequence ATGAGAGCAGTCACCTGGCACGGGAAACGCGATGTACGTGTTGAGACGGTGCCGGACCCCAAGATCGAAGTGGGCACCGATGCCATCATCGAGGTGACATCGACCAATATCTGCGGGTCCGACCTGCACCTGTACGAGGTACTGGGGGCGTTCATGCGTCCCGGTGACATCCTCGGACACGAACCGATGGGCATCGTTGCAGACGTGGGCTCTGATGTGGAGAACCTGAAGGTTGGTGACCGCGTGGTAATTCCGTTCCAGATGTCCTGCGGCCACTGCTTCATGTGCGATATGCAGTTGTACACCCAGTGCGAGACAACTCAGGTGCGAGATCAGGGCATGGGCGCTGCGCTGTTCGGCTACTCCGAGCTGTACGGCTCGGTGCCCGGCGGGCAGGCGGAGTTGCTCCGCGTCCCGCAAGCTCAGTTCACCCACATCAAGGTTCCGGTCGGGCCGACCGACGCGCGGTACGTGTATCTCTCCGACGTGCTTCCGACCGCGTGGCAGGCGGTCGCCTATGCCGACGTTCCCGATGGCGGGTCCGTCACGGTTCTGGGGCTCGGCCCGATCGGGGATATGGCGGCCCGTATCGCTCACCACCTCGGGTACCGCGTCATCGCGGTGGATCGAGTGACCGAAAGGCTGACCCGGGCAGAGGCATTCGGTATCTCCACGCTCGACCTGAGATCCCTCGGTGCCCCGGTCGGGGATGTGATCAGGGATATGACAGATGGGCGGGGAACCGATTCGGTCATTGACGCGGTCGGGATGGAGGCGCATGGCTCGCCGATCGCCAAGGCGGCCCAGCAGCTCACGTCCGTGCTCCCCAACGTCCTCGCCAAGCCCATGCTGCAGAAGGCGGGCGTAGACCGCCTCGATGCCCTTTACTCCGCGATCGACATCGTCCGTCGCGGCGGAACCATCTCACTCATCGGCGTGTACGGCGGCATGGCCGACCCGCTGCCCATGCTCACGCTGTTCGACAAGCAGATACAACTGCGGATGGGACAGGCGAACGTCAAGAGGTGGGTGGATGACATCATGCCGCTGCTGACCGATGAGGACCCGCTCGGCGTTGACACGTTCGCCAGCCATGTTCTACCGCTCGACGATGCCGCCCACGGCTACGACATCTTCCAGAAGAAGGCCGACGGTGCGGTCAAGGTGATGCTCAGACCCTAA
- a CDS encoding glycosyltransferase yields the protein MNRCQVTVVLPCLNEAQSLPGVLAAIPEGYVPLVVDNNSTDSTAEVARRCGAEVVSERQPGYGAAVHAGVVAANTPLVAVIDGDGSMDPGDLPALVAAVVAGADMAVGRRRPLATTRWPWHARLGTAAVCWRLRQRHGIDVHDIAPMRVARRDALLALGVADRRSGYPLELLVRAAAAGWSVVERDVPYGSRTGGKSKVSGSLRGSFVAALDFWRVIS from the coding sequence GTGAACCGGTGTCAGGTCACGGTGGTGCTGCCCTGCCTCAACGAGGCGCAGTCGTTGCCCGGGGTGCTCGCCGCGATCCCGGAGGGTTATGTGCCGCTGGTCGTCGACAACAACAGCACCGACAGCACCGCTGAGGTGGCCAGACGGTGCGGTGCCGAGGTGGTCAGCGAGAGGCAGCCGGGTTATGGCGCCGCCGTCCACGCCGGGGTTGTCGCCGCGAACACGCCGTTGGTGGCGGTCATCGACGGGGACGGCTCGATGGACCCCGGTGATCTGCCCGCATTGGTGGCGGCGGTCGTGGCCGGGGCCGATATGGCGGTGGGGCGGCGCAGGCCCCTGGCGACCACGCGATGGCCGTGGCACGCGCGGCTGGGCACGGCTGCGGTGTGCTGGCGACTGCGCCAACGGCACGGCATCGATGTGCACGACATCGCCCCCATGCGGGTGGCCCGCAGGGACGCTTTGCTGGCGCTGGGTGTAGCCGACCGGAGGTCTGGGTACCCGCTGGAATTACTGGTCCGGGCGGCCGCCGCGGGCTGGAGTGTGGTGGAGCGCGACGTGCCCTACGGCTCGCGCACCGGCGGCAAGTCCAAGGTCAGTGGCTCGCTGCGGGGGAGTTTCGTTGCGGCCCTTGACTTCTGGCGGGTGATCTCATGA
- a CDS encoding molybdopterin-dependent oxidoreductase — protein sequence MITSASRGTAVTARVGVALGVAIATCFLTGLISHFIQHPQPWFYWPTRPVWLYRLTQGLHVATGIAAIPLLIVKLWSVWPKLFERPIIGGPVRVLERGSILVLVASMVFQLSTGLVNTAHWYPFGFFFTTSHYAMAWVAFGALVVHIGVKLPVIRQALGEPLESDVPSGGAIGPSRRTVLVGAGLAAGLATLVTVGQTVPWLRRVSVLAPRSGEGPQGVPINRSAFAAGVLASARAPEYRLTVVNGSTTRAFTVAELQAMPQTTHRLPISCVEGWSANAEWTGVILGELIRAVGADPDSDVRMISLEPPGPYSRTTLPARHSRDDQTLIALKLNGEVLDIDHGYPCRLIAPTRPGVLQTKWLSRIEVL from the coding sequence GTGATTACGTCGGCGTCGCGCGGTACCGCGGTGACGGCGCGGGTCGGGGTCGCGCTCGGCGTCGCGATCGCGACGTGCTTTCTCACCGGTCTGATCAGCCATTTCATCCAGCATCCCCAACCATGGTTCTACTGGCCGACGCGGCCGGTGTGGCTGTACCGCCTCACACAGGGTCTGCACGTCGCCACCGGGATCGCGGCGATCCCGCTGCTCATCGTCAAGCTGTGGTCGGTGTGGCCGAAGTTGTTCGAGCGGCCGATCATCGGCGGGCCGGTCCGCGTGCTCGAGCGTGGCTCCATTCTGGTGCTTGTCGCGTCGATGGTCTTTCAGCTCAGCACCGGCCTGGTGAACACGGCGCACTGGTATCCCTTCGGGTTCTTCTTCACCACGAGTCATTACGCGATGGCGTGGGTGGCGTTCGGTGCGCTCGTCGTACACATCGGGGTGAAGCTCCCGGTCATCCGGCAGGCGCTCGGTGAACCGCTGGAGAGCGACGTGCCGAGTGGTGGCGCGATCGGCCCGAGCAGGCGCACCGTGCTCGTGGGCGCGGGCCTGGCTGCCGGTTTGGCGACGCTGGTCACCGTCGGTCAGACCGTCCCGTGGCTGCGCAGGGTGTCGGTACTGGCCCCGCGTTCCGGCGAGGGACCGCAGGGAGTTCCCATCAACCGGTCGGCATTCGCGGCCGGTGTGCTGGCCAGTGCACGGGCGCCGGAGTACCGGCTGACGGTCGTCAACGGATCAACCACCAGGGCGTTCACCGTCGCTGAGCTGCAGGCCATGCCGCAGACGACGCACCGGCTGCCGATCTCGTGCGTCGAGGGCTGGAGTGCCAACGCGGAGTGGACGGGAGTGATACTGGGCGAACTGATTCGGGCGGTGGGTGCGGATCCGGACTCCGACGTTCGGATGATCTCCTTGGAACCGCCGGGTCCATACTCGCGGACCACACTGCCCGCCCGCCACTCACGTGATGACCAGACCCTGATCGCGCTCAAGCTGAACGGCGAGGTGCTCGACATCGATCACGGCTACCCCTGCAGGCTTATCGCGCCGACGAGACCCGGTGTGCTGCAGACGAAGTGGCTATCCCGAATCGAGGTGCTCTGA